CAACTATAATCACACATACCGCTTTACACGCTATAGCGTCTATTGGTCTTGTCTACTGTGAGCATTGTTTCGTAGAATGTACTGCATCAACACGATGCCAGCGATTGCCATAGCAACGTACGCAACGATACGCACGTTTGCTGAACCGACGCCCTCCACTGTCCGGATGATGGTGTTGTTCAGCTCGAACACTTTCCGACTTTCGTCCAACATTCGCTGATGCGTTTCCTCGTCCAACCGGGCACCAAACTCGTCTACAATTTTGCGTAAGCGTTGCTTCAACTCGTAAATACTGCTATCCTCGAACGTGGTAAGAGCCGCACCATCAATCGAACGTTCATCTGCCCGTCGAAATGGATTAAACCGACGTCCCAACGAGCGGCGCTTTTGTAATATTTGTCCACCAGACAGAAGACCCATGTAGAGATGGTACACGTACGCCAGCAGCAGGTTTGCATTTTCCTGTTCGATTTCGTGCAAGTGTTTCAAATAGGCACGCACTTCAGGCTTTGGGGTGTGCCGTTCGAACCATCCGTCGCCGAGATAGAAGCGTAAATCTTGTTCGAACTGTGCCGTCCGGTGTAGTTCTGGAGGTAGAAAATCATGCGGTACGCGTTGTTCAAGATGTTTAAAGACGTCGTAGAAGATGAGCAATCCTTCCGCCCAAACACGATTATCGTAAAGGGCTGTCGCAaggatggaaaattgttaGCATACGGATGACTTTACCCAAAACTGTGTCCCTTACTTACCGAATGCTAACTTTGCGTTAACAAGTGCGTCACTTACACTGTGAATGTCTCTCGTGGCTAGACGCATTTGTTTCGAAAAGGGCACATTTTGTCCCATTTTACTACGTTTCACGATCCGTACGGAATGGGCGACCGACTGCTATTGAATGTTTTACCCAAATGGTTTCTCTAAAAGGGGGTGACAACACAAAGGATCAGCTGTTCTTTTGTTTATGGTGGTGGCGTTGATTTCCCACCCGGCCGCGATCAACAGCGGGCCCTGGAATGTAAACAAAGAAATCGTTTAATGGGGCAAGCGTTTTCGTTTTGGAGAGTTTTGTTCGTATGGCAGGCGTTGACGCTGTCGTCAACGCTTCGCAAATTGCTAATTATACATCGTTTTATTACGCCATTCATGTGGCTTTTTAGTGcgttattattaattttatgtgcATGATGCAGAGATATACAAGAAA
This region of Anopheles marshallii chromosome 2, idAnoMarsDA_429_01, whole genome shotgun sequence genomic DNA includes:
- the LOC128706815 gene encoding heme oxygenase 1, producing MGQNVPFSKQMRLATRDIHSVSDALVNAKLAFALYDNRVWAEGLLIFYDVFKHLEQRVPHDFLPPELHRTAQFEQDLRFYLGDGWFERHTPKPEVRAYLKHLHEIEQENANLLLAYVYHLYMGLLSGGQILQKRRSLGRRFNPFRRADERSIDGAALTTFEDSSIYELKQRLRKIVDEFGARLDEETHQRMLDESRKVFELNNTIIRTVEGVGSANVRIVAYVAMAIAGIVLMQYILRNNAHSRQDQ